A segment of the Methylomonas paludis genome:
GTATCCAAGGGGCTGGCACGCAAGGTGGCAGCCGCTTCCAGCGGTTGCCGGCCAATCGAGGTAAATGCAGACTGCAAGGGTTGCACAACAAACGGCAAGGAATACAGCACCGAGGCCACTACCAAACCACTAAAACTGAACGGTAAAGTCCCGATACCCAGCCAGGCGGTGAATTTGCCGACCGGCCCGACCGGCCCCATCAGCACCAATAAATAAAAACCCAGCACAGAAGGCGGTAACACCAGCGGCAATGCTACCACTGCGTTAATGATACCTTTCCATGATGAATTAGTTCTGGCCAACCACCAGGCCAGAGGACAGCCCAGCAGCAGCATAAAAATGGTGGCCAAACTGGCGACCTGAAAAGTGAGTTGCAGCGTATCGAAATCCGCTTGGCTTAGCATAGGCTGTTAGGTAATAGGGCTGGTTGAGGTTTAAGTATAAACAATATGGCGTAAGCTGAGGTGTGAATGTTTGTGAAAAACGCTGTATAGTTTGCCCCATTGATAATGAGCAAGGCCTACATGAAACTTTTGATACGAAATCTTGACCGTAATACCACAGAGCCTGAATTGCGGGCCTTATTTGCCGCGCACGGCACTGTGCAATCCTGTACGCTGGTGATCGACAAGGATACCGGCTTATCCAAAGGCTTTGGCTTTGTAGAAATGCCGAAGCCAGGCGAAGCCAAAGCCGCCATCAAATTGTTGAACAGCCTGGATGTGAACGGCAGCAAGATTCGGGTAAAAAAGGCTGAGTCCAAACCGGACAGCCAGACTGATGACTAAAGCCACAAACCCCGACCCGCTGCACGGCTTGACGCTGGAAACATTGTTGCAGCGCCTCGTAGCAAAGTATGGTTGGCCGGGTTTGGCAGAACAGATAGACATCAAATGTTTTTCCAACGAGCCCAGCATAGCTTCCAGTCTTAAATTTTTGCGTAAAACGCCCTGGGCTCGACAAAAAGTTGAAGCTTTGTACGTGCAATCTGACTGGCCTGAGACCAGCGACTAATCCCCCAACATACATTCACTGGAATCGCGCATTCCTTCCAGATAACTGGCGAGTTGGCGCGGATTAATCAGACAACCTGGTCCGGATGCACGCGGCATGATTTCTATCGTGACATTGCGTATGGCAAGTTGATTGAGGATTTGGTAAATAAAAAACTCCAGTGACTCAGGCACCGGCCGCAAATTTTGCCAATCGCCTACTGCTGCCTCCTGGGCAAAACGCTTGAATGGCCAGACCGGCTGAGTTTCCTGACCATTGATTTCACGGGTGAGCCAACGCGGGCCATCTTTCAAACTCCAGACCTCATCAGTTTCGGCAATCCGGAACAGAAAATATTCCAGCAATTCTTCATCCGTCATGTTGGGGACGGCGGCATATTCATCGGCATAAGGCTCGTAGCGCATAGTCTGTTTGCTGTGGAGTAAAAACTATATTGCAGCAAAAAGCAGACCATAGCCCAAAATCTTGATTAATAAGCCTGGGAGCGGCAGATCACGGAGAATTGGCAAATTGCGGCTGAGCTGATTATGTCGGTTAACTGACAAATCGAGTGTTGGATTAGACATTGACCAGCGTTTTTCAGTGCGGCTTTAGCCTTAGGAGTGAAGTGCATCTTTAGTAAGAATGGCAACAGAATAACGCAAGAATTCATCCAAATCCCGGGTAATAATA
Coding sequences within it:
- a CDS encoding VF530 family DNA-binding protein, with product MTKATNPDPLHGLTLETLLQRLVAKYGWPGLAEQIDIKCFSNEPSIASSLKFLRKTPWARQKVEALYVQSDWPETSD
- a CDS encoding RNA recognition motif domain-containing protein — protein: MKLLIRNLDRNTTEPELRALFAAHGTVQSCTLVIDKDTGLSKGFGFVEMPKPGEAKAAIKLLNSLDVNGSKIRVKKAESKPDSQTDD
- a CDS encoding DUF2750 domain-containing protein translates to MRYEPYADEYAAVPNMTDEELLEYFLFRIAETDEVWSLKDGPRWLTREINGQETQPVWPFKRFAQEAAVGDWQNLRPVPESLEFFIYQILNQLAIRNVTIEIMPRASGPGCLINPRQLASYLEGMRDSSECMLGD
- the modB gene encoding molybdate ABC transporter permease subunit; its protein translation is MLSQADFDTLQLTFQVASLATIFMLLLGCPLAWWLARTNSSWKGIINAVVALPLVLPPSVLGFYLLVLMGPVGPVGKFTAWLGIGTLPFSFSGLVVASVLYSLPFVVQPLQSAFTSIGRQPLEAAATLRASPLDTFFSVVLPLAKPGFLTATILGFAHTVGEFGVVLMVGGNIPGKTRVVSVQIYNHVEALEYTAAHWLAGGLLVFSFCVLLILYTVLKTQPVAHPLR